In Blastopirellula sediminis, the following proteins share a genomic window:
- a CDS encoding tetratricopeptide repeat protein translates to MNLVRLSLIALLTLGSAVVAVAEDRVYLQRSVESRAPEVYVGQINDYTGETLTMTTLSGRQIEIPAAKVAKVESDWSEQMRQAQALFAQKKFAEAEIAFQEAYRAEMRPWVKRLLIAETARCRRNLGRNDAAGDAFLALVASDPYTPYLDAMPLAWKTGEPDVNLHRAAIGWLERSDSPYAQLMGASFLLSAAERTQAIAVLQRLKTSAPAELAILADMQLWRTEPPVKDADKVAARRKQLERLPSNVQSGPRLLLGDALARDDQHEQATIEYLRIPILDNVDRPLAAEALLRAGKQLETMGRPAQAKRLYREIITDYPAAGAIGREASARMEKAGDEAP, encoded by the coding sequence TTGAACCTCGTTCGCCTTAGTCTGATCGCACTGCTGACGCTCGGCAGCGCCGTCGTCGCCGTTGCGGAAGATCGCGTCTATCTCCAGCGCAGCGTCGAATCCCGCGCGCCCGAAGTTTACGTCGGCCAGATCAACGATTACACCGGCGAAACGCTGACGATGACGACTCTCAGCGGGCGCCAGATCGAGATCCCGGCCGCCAAAGTGGCGAAGGTCGAGTCCGACTGGTCCGAGCAGATGCGCCAAGCGCAAGCGCTGTTCGCCCAAAAGAAATTCGCCGAGGCCGAGATCGCGTTCCAAGAAGCGTATCGCGCGGAAATGCGGCCGTGGGTCAAACGGCTGCTGATCGCCGAGACCGCACGTTGCCGGCGCAATCTCGGCCGTAACGACGCCGCCGGCGACGCCTTCTTGGCGTTGGTCGCGTCCGATCCCTACACGCCGTACCTCGATGCAATGCCGCTTGCCTGGAAGACCGGCGAGCCGGACGTCAACTTGCATCGCGCCGCGATCGGCTGGCTCGAGAGAAGCGATTCCCCCTACGCCCAGTTGATGGGCGCCAGCTTCCTCTTGAGCGCCGCCGAACGAACGCAAGCGATCGCCGTGCTCCAGAGATTAAAGACGTCGGCCCCGGCCGAATTGGCGATCCTGGCGGACATGCAGCTCTGGCGGACCGAACCGCCGGTTAAGGACGCCGACAAAGTCGCCGCCCGCCGCAAACAGCTTGAACGTCTGCCGTCCAACGTGCAAAGCGGACCACGACTATTGCTAGGCGACGCGCTGGCCCGCGACGATCAACACGAACAAGCGACGATCGAGTATCTACGGATCCCGATTCTCGACAACGTCGACCGACCGCTGGCGGCCGAAGCGCTGCTGCGAGCCGGCAAACAACTCGAAACGATGGGACGCCCCGCCCAAGCGAAGCGTCTCTATCGCGAAATCATCACCGACTACCCCGCCGCTGGCGCAATTGGGCGCGAAGCCTCTGCGCGGATGGAAAAAGCTGGCGACGAAGCGCCGTAA
- a CDS encoding MotA/TolQ/ExbB proton channel family protein, giving the protein MANLTRIMIWSLALMLIGGGYWFTTQQPSAANLLMAQDAAAPAGTTPVETAPAAPPQGTGFIDILLSGGIVGNLIMLLLLALSLTAAYLVFEHAMAIRHKELSPPGVADEVRDLLVAGNVKEAEKVCHAHPSFLTFVLLSGIAELDSGWSGVEKALEDSVAEQSARLFRKIEYLSVIGNIAPMVGLLGTVTGMIFAFQQVASTQGAAGAADLAEGIYQALVTTVGGLLVAIPSLGAFAVFRNWVDELVAECAYEAQQVFTPLKRRRRQAAAAAPGRT; this is encoded by the coding sequence TTGGCGAACTTGACCCGTATTATGATCTGGTCCCTCGCGCTGATGCTGATCGGCGGCGGCTACTGGTTCACCACGCAGCAGCCGTCGGCCGCCAACTTGCTGATGGCGCAAGACGCCGCAGCGCCGGCTGGCACTACGCCAGTCGAAACGGCGCCGGCCGCGCCGCCGCAAGGGACCGGCTTTATCGACATCCTCCTCTCGGGCGGGATCGTCGGCAACTTGATCATGCTGTTGCTCCTTGCGCTGTCGCTCACCGCGGCCTACCTGGTGTTCGAACATGCGATGGCGATTCGCCACAAAGAGCTTTCCCCGCCCGGAGTCGCGGACGAAGTGCGCGATCTGCTGGTCGCCGGCAACGTGAAAGAGGCGGAGAAAGTTTGCCACGCCCATCCCAGCTTCCTCACCTTCGTCCTGCTCAGCGGCATCGCCGAACTCGACAGCGGCTGGAGCGGCGTCGAGAAGGCGCTCGAGGACTCGGTCGCCGAGCAATCGGCGCGGCTCTTCCGCAAGATCGAGTATCTCTCGGTGATCGGCAACATCGCGCCGATGGTCGGGCTCCTCGGCACGGTAACCGGGATGATCTTCGCCTTCCAGCAGGTCGCCAGCACGCAAGGCGCCGCCGGCGCTGCCGACCTGGCGGAAGGGATTTATCAAGCGCTCGTCACCACGGTGGGCGGGCTTCTCGTCGCGATTCCATCGCTTGGCGCCTTCGCCGTCTTCCGCAACTGGGTCGACGAACTGGTCGCCGAATGCGCGTACGAAGCGCAGCAGGTCTTCACTCCGCTCAAACGTCGCCGTCGTCAGGCGGCCGCCGCCGCTCCGGGGAGAACGTAG
- a CDS encoding ExbD/TolR family protein: MKIHANLRPGQFDFNMTPMIDVVFLLIIFFLVSSHLAKQESQLPLPLPTAETGTEIVDDQSPRVVVNVERDGKILLAGKAVTLEEIGKRLEFQRGQSGDDLEVRIRCDRNVPYEYVKPIMLAAAEAGVWNVNFAVIRKEDAR, encoded by the coding sequence ATGAAGATCCACGCCAACCTGCGGCCAGGACAATTCGATTTCAACATGACGCCGATGATCGACGTCGTGTTCCTGTTGATCATCTTCTTTCTCGTCTCGAGCCATTTGGCGAAGCAGGAAAGCCAGTTGCCGCTGCCGCTGCCGACCGCCGAAACGGGAACCGAGATCGTCGACGATCAAAGTCCGCGGGTGGTGGTTAACGTCGAGCGCGATGGAAAAATCTTGCTCGCCGGCAAAGCGGTAACGCTGGAAGAGATCGGCAAGCGGCTGGAGTTTCAGCGCGGCCAGTCAGGCGACGACTTGGAAGTCCGCATCCGCTGCGATCGCAACGTGCCGTATGAATACGTCAAACCGATCATGCTGGCCGCCGCCGAGGCCGGCGTCTGGAACGTCAACTTCGCCGTGATCCGGAAGGAGGATGCTCGCTGA
- a CDS encoding biopolymer transporter ExbD, with product MRRVSPYMDRQSLQIAMTPMIDVVFLLLVFFLWTASFQVVEYSLPSTITPPMGTGANVQPPPEMADFEQVVVRLTMENDRLVWKVNDQPRYKLPEVRQLMQVLATIKNDVPLVIDADGTVGVGDVIDIYDLARELNFQDIQFAVDAKS from the coding sequence ATGCGCCGCGTTTCTCCTTACATGGACCGCCAAAGTTTGCAGATCGCGATGACGCCGATGATCGACGTCGTCTTTCTGCTGCTGGTCTTCTTCCTTTGGACCGCCAGTTTCCAAGTAGTCGAGTATTCGCTCCCCAGCACGATCACGCCGCCGATGGGGACCGGCGCCAACGTCCAGCCGCCGCCGGAGATGGCCGACTTCGAGCAAGTGGTGGTTCGCCTGACGATGGAAAACGATCGCCTGGTCTGGAAGGTGAACGATCAACCGCGCTACAAGCTCCCCGAAGTCCGTCAGCTGATGCAAGTGCTGGCCACGATCAAAAACGACGTGCCGCTGGTGATCGACGCCGACGGCACGGTCGGCGTGGGAGACGTGATCGACATCTACGACCTGGCTCGCGAACTCAACTTTCAAGACATTCAATTCGCCGTCGACGCGAAAAGCTAA
- a CDS encoding DUF1559 family PulG-like putative transporter: MFISYPVGSFMEKRNAFTLVELLVVIAIIGVLIALLLPAVQQAREAARRMSCTNNIKQLVLALHNYESSFKVFPTGRVGCDGACSPTNGPGTSGFVLLLPQLEQQNLYDQFAPYGPGSAYPANLSTTVLSQRPDAFVCPSSIMPETVNLSGKDWATSSYAFCSGHYGPDQGIGSKVKWENSGMFIYRDSKKIADATDGLTNVFVIGEVVDGDDQRGRNRWATAGRLEDSLRSTRNPVNTYPGLGETTSPYGIPLNAAFASRHPGGANFGFGDGSVSFIAETINLTVYRNLGRRDSGVPKSY, encoded by the coding sequence ATGTTCATCTCATATCCCGTAGGCTCGTTTATGGAAAAAAGAAACGCTTTTACGCTTGTGGAGCTGTTGGTTGTGATCGCAATCATTGGCGTCCTCATTGCTTTGTTGCTTCCGGCAGTCCAGCAGGCCCGCGAAGCGGCTCGGCGCATGTCATGCACCAACAACATCAAACAGCTTGTGCTTGCGCTGCATAACTACGAGTCCTCGTTCAAGGTCTTCCCGACCGGACGCGTAGGGTGCGACGGCGCTTGCAGCCCGACCAACGGCCCCGGCACCAGCGGCTTCGTGTTACTGCTGCCGCAGCTGGAACAACAGAATCTATACGATCAGTTCGCTCCCTATGGACCGGGCAGTGCGTATCCCGCGAACCTCTCGACGACCGTCCTGTCGCAGCGTCCCGACGCTTTCGTCTGCCCCAGCTCGATCATGCCGGAAACGGTCAACCTGAGCGGCAAAGATTGGGCGACCTCCAGCTATGCGTTTTGCTCGGGTCACTACGGTCCAGACCAAGGGATCGGCTCGAAAGTGAAGTGGGAAAACAGCGGCATGTTCATCTATCGCGACTCGAAGAAAATTGCCGACGCGACCGACGGCTTGACGAACGTCTTCGTCATCGGTGAGGTCGTCGACGGCGATGACCAGCGGGGCCGCAATCGCTGGGCGACCGCCGGTCGCTTGGAAGATTCGCTCCGTTCGACTCGTAACCCGGTCAACACGTACCCGGGCCTAGGCGAAACGACCAGCCCCTACGGCATTCCGCTGAACGCCGCGTTCGCCAGCCGTCATCCGGGCGGCGCCAACTTCGGCTTTGGCGACGGTTCGGTCTCCTTCATTGCCGAAACGATCAACCTGACCGTCTATCGCAATCTCGGTCGTCGCGACTCGGGCGTGCCCAAGTCGTACTAA
- a CDS encoding ThuA domain-containing protein has translation MRILCSLLCLLALAAPGLAEEAKLKALILDGQNNHGVWPKTTQMMKADLIATGLFTVDVATTEPKSTEGYAPEFKNYDVVISNYNGQAWPKGTQEAFVDYVKNGGGFVVVHAANNAFGDWPEYNRIIGLGGWGGRNEKSGPYVYFDKEEKLVRNTDAGGGGHHGAQHPFQIVVRDAEHPITKGMPKAWMHTQDELYDLLRGPGENMHILATAYADPGKGGSGRHEPMLMTIDYGDGRIFHTPMGHGDYSMECVGFITTLCRGAEWAATGKVTQPVPVDFPAPNEESKRSSK, from the coding sequence ATGCGGATTCTTTGTTCGCTCCTTTGCCTGTTGGCGCTCGCCGCGCCGGGACTCGCGGAAGAGGCCAAACTGAAAGCGCTGATCCTCGACGGGCAAAACAATCATGGCGTCTGGCCGAAGACGACGCAGATGATGAAAGCCGATCTGATCGCGACGGGACTCTTTACCGTTGATGTGGCGACGACCGAGCCGAAATCGACGGAAGGCTACGCGCCGGAGTTTAAGAACTACGACGTCGTCATCAGCAACTACAACGGTCAGGCCTGGCCGAAAGGGACGCAAGAAGCGTTTGTCGACTACGTGAAGAACGGCGGCGGTTTCGTCGTCGTGCACGCCGCGAACAACGCCTTCGGCGATTGGCCCGAATACAATCGGATCATCGGCCTCGGCGGTTGGGGCGGACGCAACGAGAAGTCCGGCCCCTACGTCTACTTCGACAAAGAGGAAAAGCTGGTCCGCAATACCGACGCCGGCGGCGGCGGCCATCATGGCGCACAGCATCCGTTTCAGATCGTGGTGCGCGACGCCGAGCACCCGATCACCAAGGGAATGCCCAAGGCTTGGATGCACACGCAGGACGAACTTTACGATCTGCTCCGCGGCCCCGGCGAGAACATGCACATCCTGGCGACCGCTTACGCCGATCCAGGCAAAGGAGGAAGCGGCCGGCACGAACCGATGCTGATGACGATCGACTACGGCGACGGACGAATCTTCCACACGCCGATGGGGCACGGCGACTATTCGATGGAGTGCGTCGGCTTCATTACGACCCTCTGCCGCGGCGCCGAATGGGCCGCCACCGGCAAGGTGACGCAGCCGGTTCCGGTCGACTTCCCAGCCCCCAATGAGGAGAGTAAACGTTCGTCAAAATAG
- a CDS encoding thioredoxin family protein: MFPRTASLIALCCFASLLSAGEYNPVKNIGDKAPEWKELPGVDGKKHSLADLAAKEVIVVAFTCNTCPYAVDYEDRLNKLAAKYAAADSPVAVVSINCNLTADDSLDAMKERAEEKKFAFAYLTDASQESGKQFGATRTPEFFVLNKKREIVYMGALDDSTDTDKAKTNYVQLAIDAALQGQRPEKTETIAIGCNIRYKRSRR, from the coding sequence ATGTTCCCTCGTACCGCCAGTTTGATCGCGCTCTGTTGTTTCGCTTCGCTCCTCTCGGCCGGCGAGTACAACCCGGTCAAGAACATCGGCGACAAAGCGCCCGAGTGGAAAGAACTCCCCGGCGTCGACGGCAAGAAGCACTCGCTCGCTGATCTCGCCGCGAAGGAAGTGATCGTCGTTGCATTCACGTGCAACACGTGTCCCTACGCCGTCGACTACGAAGATCGCTTGAACAAACTAGCGGCGAAGTACGCCGCGGCTGACAGCCCAGTCGCCGTCGTTTCGATCAACTGCAATTTGACCGCCGACGATTCGCTCGACGCGATGAAAGAACGCGCGGAAGAGAAAAAGTTTGCGTTCGCCTATCTGACCGACGCTTCGCAAGAGAGCGGCAAGCAATTTGGGGCGACGCGGACGCCGGAGTTCTTCGTGCTGAACAAAAAACGCGAGATCGTCTACATGGGCGCGCTCGACGATTCGACCGACACCGACAAGGCGAAGACCAATTACGTGCAACTGGCGATCGACGCGGCGCTTCAGGGCCAGCGTCCGGAGAAAACCGAGACGATCGCGATCGGTTGCAATATTCGGTACAAACGTTCGCGACGATAG
- a CDS encoding pilus assembly protein TadG-related protein: MTPRFASDESRRRTPRKGVFVVLAAIVLVVLFAFISFGIDTGLISLEQARMQNGVDAAALAASQEITAAVADAGENGNDPNSISITHAKQMAVDVAAANGVYLNADRDIVFGKRTYDASSGEWTYAWNAAPYNVVKVEAHRDQTDLTAPDGRVPLAFGWAVGVPSVPLVTKATAFVEARDLVVVLDFSGSMNDDSQFRAIDRLGEPAITENLREIFTSMNPNVGGFPVEPEYLTIVGAAPTIGCMPQIKVTFKGTEIYAESTKDLSNVVLEFDDGYRYKFDDLHQGTTGTFAGVGSYSGRVITKCWVKSGCNEASDGSGYGELFADTNAAVKTAFQVNNVPYPYASGSWDEYINYCRHDADVIKAGYRNKYGGITLANFWLAKKYNSWQTADLWKAPHYPFHAVKNGFSLFLTFLDDLDFGDEVGIVSYDENSRVEHTLNEHGVYATLGGDNISDDYATLDLIQHHKQAGHYGSYTGMGHGVSEAKQLLAGQSRDGARPTMLVMTDGLANRYPSNWTLPYDWDWADYADTDGDGVADYSTSDRSKQYAFYEAVQARKNGVTIHTMSVGLDADRALMSAIANAGGGIHIEVPGGSTVAEMQEQLLDAFGKIAAKVPPPQLVYELETN; the protein is encoded by the coding sequence ATGACGCCGCGTTTCGCATCTGACGAGAGCCGCCGCCGAACGCCTCGCAAAGGGGTGTTCGTTGTGTTGGCCGCTATCGTGTTGGTCGTTCTCTTCGCCTTCATTTCGTTCGGGATCGACACGGGGCTGATTTCGCTCGAACAGGCCCGGATGCAAAACGGCGTAGACGCCGCAGCCCTGGCCGCGTCGCAAGAGATTACGGCGGCCGTCGCCGACGCGGGCGAAAATGGGAACGACCCCAATTCGATTTCCATCACGCACGCCAAGCAAATGGCGGTCGACGTCGCTGCGGCGAACGGCGTTTACCTGAACGCCGATCGCGACATCGTCTTCGGTAAGCGAACTTACGACGCAAGTTCCGGCGAGTGGACGTACGCTTGGAACGCTGCACCATACAACGTGGTGAAGGTCGAAGCGCATCGCGATCAGACTGACCTGACGGCTCCGGACGGTCGCGTGCCGCTGGCGTTTGGTTGGGCGGTCGGCGTGCCGTCGGTGCCGCTTGTGACGAAGGCCACCGCCTTCGTCGAAGCCCGGGACCTGGTGGTCGTGCTCGACTTCTCCGGTTCGATGAACGACGACAGCCAGTTCCGGGCAATCGATCGCCTGGGCGAGCCGGCGATTACGGAAAACCTGCGTGAGATCTTCACTTCGATGAATCCGAACGTCGGCGGCTTTCCGGTCGAACCGGAGTACCTGACCATTGTTGGCGCGGCGCCGACGATCGGTTGCATGCCGCAGATCAAGGTCACGTTCAAAGGGACCGAGATCTACGCCGAGTCGACGAAGGACCTATCCAACGTCGTCTTGGAGTTTGACGACGGCTACCGCTACAAATTCGATGACCTGCACCAGGGAACGACGGGGACCTTCGCTGGCGTCGGCAGCTACAGCGGCCGCGTGATTACCAAGTGCTGGGTGAAGTCGGGCTGTAATGAAGCCAGCGACGGCAGCGGATACGGCGAGCTGTTTGCGGATACCAACGCCGCCGTGAAAACGGCGTTCCAGGTGAACAATGTGCCGTATCCTTATGCGTCGGGCAGTTGGGACGAATACATCAACTATTGCCGCCACGACGCGGACGTCATCAAAGCCGGTTATCGCAACAAGTACGGGGGAATTACGCTGGCCAATTTCTGGCTGGCGAAAAAGTACAACTCGTGGCAAACGGCTGATCTCTGGAAGGCGCCTCACTATCCGTTCCATGCGGTGAAGAACGGCTTTTCGCTTTTCCTGACGTTCCTGGATGATCTTGATTTCGGCGACGAGGTCGGGATCGTCTCGTACGACGAAAACTCGCGCGTCGAACATACGCTCAACGAGCATGGCGTTTACGCGACGCTCGGCGGCGACAATATCAGCGACGACTATGCGACGCTCGACCTGATCCAACATCACAAGCAAGCGGGCCACTATGGTTCGTACACGGGGATGGGGCATGGCGTCAGCGAGGCGAAGCAGTTGCTCGCGGGCCAATCGCGGGACGGAGCGCGCCCGACCATGTTAGTCATGACCGACGGCCTGGCGAATCGTTATCCCAGTAACTGGACGTTGCCGTACGACTGGGATTGGGCTGATTACGCCGACACGGACGGCGACGGCGTCGCCGACTATTCGACCAGCGACCGATCGAAACAGTACGCCTTCTACGAAGCGGTCCAGGCCCGCAAGAACGGCGTGACGATTCATACCATGAGCGTCGGCCTCGACGCCGATCGAGCTTTGATGTCGGCGATCGCCAACGCCGGCGGCGGAATTCACATCGAAGTTCCCGGCGGATCGACCGTCGCCGAGATGCAAGAACAATTGCTAGACGCGTTCGGAAAGATTGCGGCCAAGGTTCCGCCGCCGCAATTGGTTTACGAACTTGAGACGAACTAG
- a CDS encoding TadE/TadG family type IV pilus assembly protein: MVRKRRKPPENRRGTATVEFAVMAPLFFLMLIGLLQGGRLFDSQAVMTQAARDGARLGSMDRSEWLSQGIASNDKVKQDVQNTLTAAGFDPDKIDVFIEFPDQPGAEFDLDDPANDLQLFELRIEVPLTPLVPSDTDADNPLKMVSKVVFRNAKSTIVQ, encoded by the coding sequence ATGGTACGCAAACGTCGAAAACCCCCGGAAAACCGCCGCGGAACGGCGACCGTCGAATTCGCCGTGATGGCCCCGCTCTTCTTTCTGATGCTGATCGGACTGTTGCAGGGAGGTCGGCTATTCGACTCTCAAGCGGTGATGACGCAAGCCGCCCGCGACGGCGCTCGTCTCGGCTCGATGGATCGTTCGGAATGGCTATCGCAAGGGATCGCGTCGAACGACAAGGTCAAGCAAGACGTTCAAAATACGCTGACGGCCGCTGGATTCGATCCGGATAAGATCGACGTGTTTATTGAGTTTCCCGACCAGCCAGGCGCCGAATTCGATCTGGATGATCCGGCCAACGATTTGCAATTGTTTGAACTGCGAATTGAAGTGCCGCTCACTCCGTTGGTTCCTTCCGATACCGACGCCGACAACCCATTGAAAATGGTCAGCAAGGTCGTATTTCGCAACGCCAAGAGCACGATCGTGCAGTAA
- a CDS encoding TadE/TadG family type IV pilus assembly protein, translating into MLRVRKVRPADRRGATIVETAFVLPVFFLFVFAIMEFGHATMVSNVLKNSCRNAARWGAASGATTDEVADYARNQMKSAVNLDAVTLQIKDASFFDDGGVLPADSDEWAALPDIELSEAETRQMFLVRATVRYGDVTIFPQPWLADVVLGGQAITRHE; encoded by the coding sequence ATGCTTCGAGTACGTAAAGTACGACCTGCTGATCGTCGCGGCGCGACGATTGTCGAAACCGCCTTCGTGTTGCCGGTATTTTTCCTGTTCGTATTCGCGATCATGGAATTCGGCCACGCGACGATGGTCTCGAATGTGCTGAAGAACTCCTGCCGAAACGCGGCTCGCTGGGGAGCGGCCAGCGGTGCGACCACCGACGAGGTCGCCGACTACGCTCGCAATCAAATGAAGTCGGCGGTCAATCTGGACGCCGTGACGCTACAGATCAAAGACGCCAGCTTTTTCGATGACGGCGGCGTTCTGCCCGCCGATTCCGATGAATGGGCCGCTCTGCCTGACATCGAACTCTCTGAAGCCGAAACGCGGCAGATGTTTCTGGTCCGCGCTACCGTCCGTTATGGCGACGTAACGATCTTTCCCCAGCCTTGGCTGGCGGATGTAGTCCTGGGCGGTCAGGCGATCACCCGGCACGAATAG